From one Caldithrix abyssi DSM 13497 genomic stretch:
- a CDS encoding MerR family transcriptional regulator: MQAELYELTEVAQQLGVSPEVVKRFIRMGLVFPAQKHNYKFTRYGVRRLQMILDLYEKSYPMERIEAILNH; the protein is encoded by the coding sequence ATGCAGGCTGAATTGTACGAACTTACAGAGGTTGCACAACAGTTAGGCGTGAGTCCGGAGGTCGTTAAGCGTTTTATCCGCATGGGGTTGGTTTTTCCTGCCCAGAAACATAATTACAAATTTACGCGTTACGGCGTGCGTCGCTTACAAATGATTCTTGATTTGTACGAGAAGTCTTATCCGATGGAGCGCATAGAGGCAATATTGAATCATTAA